One Miscanthus floridulus cultivar M001 chromosome 11, ASM1932011v1, whole genome shotgun sequence DNA window includes the following coding sequences:
- the LOC136493356 gene encoding peroxidase 31-like gives MDAPLLRRRLLLSLALLAVCCAGAAAKAPRLSPNYYRHSCPRVERIVSDVIAAKQRANPSTAAGTLRLFFHDCFVNGCDASVLVSPLSSSTAPERASEINLSLPGDAFDAVGRAKAALESACPGVVSCADVLALAARDLVAILGGPRYPVALGRRDSARSDARDVEGNLPRTNMSARAMVRLFAGKGLTPREMVALAGAHTVGFSHCAEFAHRIYGYRGAAGHDPRLNPEFARALQRSCAEYRTDPTVSIFNDIVTPRDFDEAYYKNLPHGLGLLASDAAIWEYPPTRVFAQRYAANRTAFFEDFAAAMQRLGAVGVKTGRQGVVRRRCDALD, from the coding sequence ATGGACGCGCCgctgctccgccgccgcctcctgctgTCTCTCGCGCTCCTCGCTGTCTGCTGCGCGGGGGCGGCGGCGAAGGCGCCCAGGCTGTCGCCCAACTACTACCGCCACAGCTGCCCGCGCGTGGAGCGGATCGTGTCGGACGTCATCGCGGCCAAGCAGCGCGCCAACCCGTCCACGGCAGCGGGCACGCTGCGGCTcttcttccacgactgcttcgtcaACGGCTGCGACGCCTCCGTCCTCGTCTCCCCGctctcctcctccaccgccccgGAGCGCGCGTCGGAGATCAACCTCTCCCTGCCCGGGGACGCCTTCGACGCCGTGGGCCGCGCCAAGGCGGCGCTGGAGTCCGCCTGCCCCGGCGTGGTCTCCTGCGCCGACGTCCTGGCGCTGGCGGCGCGGGACCTCGTGGCTATCCTGGGCGGGCCCCGGTACCCCGTCGCGCTGGGCCGCCGCGACTCCGCCCGCTCCGACGCGCGCGACGTCGAGGGCAACCTGCCCCGCACCAACATGTCGGCGCGCGCCATGGTGCGGCTCTTCGCGGGCAAGGGACTCACGCCCCGGGAGATGGTGGCGCTGGCGGGGGCCCACACCGTGGGATTCTCCCACTGCGCCGAGTTCGCGCACCGCATCTACGGCTACCGAGGCGCCGCCGGCCACGACCCGCGGCTCAACCCGGAGTTCGCGCGAGCGCTGCAGCGCTCCTGCGCGGAGTACCGGACCGACCCCACCGTCTCCATCTTCAACGACATCGTCACGCCCCGGGACTTCGACGAGGCCTACTACAAGAACCTGCCCCACGGGCTGGGCCTGCTCGCCTCCGACGCCGCCATCTGGGAGTACCCGCCCACCCGGGTGTTCGCGCAGCGGTACGCCGCCAACCGCACCGCCTTCTTCGAGGACTTCGCCGCCGCCATGCAGAGGCTCGGCGCCGTCGGCGTCAAGACCGGCCGCCAGGGCGTCGTCAGGCGCCGCTGCGACGCGCTCGACTGA